aaaaaatgtaatcaaTTAATAGGGAAACTGGACATTAATTTCCACCAAAAGTATAAgcaaatcataattttatacaCGTTAGAACAAAGGTCATAAACCCAAAATCAGATTATAAATACATCAGATATACCAAGAACTTGTAGCTTTTCTTCAGGCATAAAAACCCGTTCTTATTCCCAAGAAACCCAATTcatataatcaatatatatatatatacctggACAATGCTGGGGACAAGTTTGGTTATGAAGAACACCATGGACGTCATTCTTGGACTGAAATTCTCTTCTACAGTTCTTCAAAATCTTCTTGAAACCAACACCAGGTAGTTTCTTCTGTTGTCCCTGCATGTATTCTTGATATTTCTTGCAAAACTTCATCTCTTCttaacaataaattattattattattattattattattattattattattattacttttcttaaaaaatccaaaacacACACGACATTAGTACTTGGTTCCCGTTGGGTTGTTTCAATTAACTTACCCAAACACACAATCGAAGAACAAAGGAAGAAACTGTAGGACAAAACATGTTAGCGAACCATTCGGTGATAGAAGCCAATGTTTGTTCATTGATCACTGCAGAAGTATTACTGCCGTCATCattttgttgttgtatcctAGAAGACAGACGACTAACGTTTCTCCAAATACTATAGGAGTGGTTGAATatgtcttaaggaaactgtgaAAATAGCCtcaacatctagtaaaactcgATTCCCTTATTCGATTTATGGTTTTTCAAtatcttgtttatttaacaGTTTTTTTAAGACAGATTCGACTGCTCCTGTGGTACTTGGAGAAATGTTGGTCGTCTatctcccaggatacaacaacaaaatGATCACGACAATAACACATCTACAGTGATCAACAAACAAACCTTGCTTTCTTCTATCACCGAAATGTATGAAAAtttggagagaaaaaaaaaagaattttttagagTGAAATAAGTTTGTTATTTGTCTCTAAATAAGTCTGCAGTATTCTTTAGCCTTTTATAGGCATTCAATAGGgaggaattttaaaaaattttatgaataaagaTATAAATCTGCATTAAAAGAacctttaaatcaatttgaataaaatcaaatcaataaaattttagaaggcCCGAGCggttcaaatatttcaaactcttcGTTTCAGCCCGGCAAATAAAAGAGTTGTagaaatatgaattatgatgaaaaataaaattatataaataacaaatgagATTTCATTGAGAAGTAAAGTGTAAGTGCAAAAAATCTATGATCAAACTTTTGTACGTGCGTagaattttgtatataaaatgataaaaatatttttaaaataataccacaaaatattttaatatttattcaattaaattattatgatATCAATTGCAGCCAAACAGAACAAAATGGCTCTATTTGTAAAGCAGGTAACTTAATGTTAATAGAGAGATTTAACAACGAAAATTATTTGTTACTACACCGGTGCCTAGtatattagttatttatatatgtattattgaATTCCAATTTATAGTGTTGAAGGTTAGCCAAACAATACACATGAGATAGCATTTCCAAATCTGAAATACGACCATATTATTCACTACTACTAGTTAAATTCGGCATGTCTCATCTAGTAACTAGTTTTGAGCCAATCATATAAATTgcttacataatacatagttTACTGTTTTTTAACTAGTTCTGATCGAAACGACAATCCAATCTTTACCTTGCTGACACAGACAATCATGCAAAACGCGATTCGACTCAGTTCACATTCTACTCACCCGAGTGGAAGATGAACCCATTCCCTTTGCAATTTCCCTCAGAACAAACTTGAGAATCTTCCCCGTTGAAGTCTTGGGTAATTCATCCTTAAACACCACCGTTTTGGGCACCATGTAGTGTGGCAACTTGGCTCTACAGTACTCCATAATCTCAATCTCACTGGGTTTCCGAGTTAACTCAGCTTTCAAGCTCACAAAAGCACAAGGAGTCTCTCCCCAATACTCATCCGGCCTAGCCACCACCGCTGCTTCATTGATTGCTGGGTGAGTGTACAAAATGGATTCAACTTCAACACTGCTCAGATTCTCCCCGCCGCTAATTATAACATCCTTTGAACGATCTTTGATTTCCATATATCCATCAGGGTGGATCACCCCAACATCTCCGGTGTAAAACCAGCCGTCTTCTTTCAAGCACTTGGATGTGGCATTTGGGTCCTTTAGATAACCCAACATGATACAAGGACCTCTCAAAACGATTTCCCCAAGGCTTGACCCGTCTCGCTTTACACTCAGTCCTGACTCGGGATCCACTATGTCCGCTTCCGTCACAGTCAGAGTTCTCACTCCTTGTCTCGCTTTCAGCCTCGCCCTCTCCGCCAATGGAAACTTGTTCCATTCCCTTTTCCAAGCACAAGAAACAACCAGTCCTCCCGTTTCGGTTAACCCGTACCCGTGACTCACTATGAAACCGAGTGACTCGGTCCTGGAAAGAACCGCTGCTGGCGGTGGAGCTCCAGCGGTGAGGATTTGGACTGGATTTTGGAGAGGTTTAGTTTCAGGAGAATTTGATAACATGTTAAGCACCACGGGGGCTCCACACATATGAGTGACGCCATGTTTTCTGATCAAACTATAGATGATTCGGGCGTCGAATTTTCGAACGCAAATATTAGTTCCACCGACGGCAGCCATCCCCCAAGTGAAACTCCACCCATTAGCATGAAACATTGGGAGTGTCCATAAGTAAACAGGTTGTTTTGGAACTTCCCAATGGATTAAAGAATCAACGGTGTTGGTGAAAACTGCCCTGTGGCAATGAACCACTCCTTTAGGAGACGAGGTGGTACCTGATGTATAGTTCAAAACAATCGGATTCCACTCACTTTCAGGCCGAATCCACTTGAAACCAGGGTTGCCTTTCTCCACCAGACTCTCATACGTGCAACAGAAGCGAGAGTCAATGGTGGAACTCACACCATCATCCTCATCATCTTTGATTAAGACCAGAAGTGGGGGGTTTTCGTTGGGAGGAAACAAAGAGATGGCTTCCAAGGCCAGAGACTGAGAAAGGGTATCGACAAAGAGGAGCTTTGATTCACTGTGACATAGGAGGATGGAGACAGTGCGGGCATCAAGGCGGGTGTTGATGCTGTTTAGTACAGCACCAGACATGGGAACAGCGAAATGAAGCTCGTACATTGCTGGGATGTTGGGGGCTAAAACGGAAACGACGTGGCCCGTTTTGATGCCGGTAGAGGAGAGGGAAGAAGCTAACTGGAGACATCGCCGGTGGGTTTCAGACCAAGTGTAGGAAGTATTGTTGTGGATGATGGAGGTGCAATCACCGTACACGGTGGCTGCTCTGTCTAAGAAGCCTAGTGGGGTGAGAGGGGAAGAATTAGCAGGCCGTGACTTTAGCTCTTCCATTAATTTTCCTCCTTGAAACGCTGGtggtttgggtttttttttctttttcttataacCTTTTAGAGGTGCGTTTTGTGGGTGTGTAACGATAGAGATTCAATAGTTACAAgtaaacacaaattaaattttgaacatCAAAAACGGAACATAGATTAGATTGGATTGTTCAAACAGAAAAACAAGGGAAGAAACAGGCAACTAATTAAAGCTCCTCCGGTGTGGTGTTCTAAAGTGAGTCTCGAAGTCAAAGGATCTCTGTATTTGTATAGCTTATCAGTGATTGAAATGTCTAATCATGAAATGCATCCCTCTATTTTACTGAAATTGACATTTTAGTcctctttttatataattacataaggGGAACGAGGTTACATGGGATCAAATCCAAGCTCTTATGCTTGtaacataatatttatttccattGGGTTAAGAGGTTGTTGacttaattcttatattttaatttgctgTACAAAAACTAATAAGTTAGTCTCATTAGGTAACACTATTAAATATTGCCTTTGAATTGTTAACCTTAAAATCATcgattttttaattcatatgcacaaaatagttaaaataaaaattcaacaatctATACCGAACAAATTAGCAAAAAATAGTGGTTCAACTTCATGTATTTACCAACaactaaactaattttttaattttcgtaatgtacaaagattaaattttgacaaattaaaattgTGGGACTAacttattaattttcataaaataaaaggatgGAACTCATAATTGGACCATTCTTTGAAAGTAAGATATTGAAGCAAAGAAGGAAAATATCCTATATGGCATGTCTAAAATGATGATAATTGACATCTCTAGTTGGTTGACACAtcatcaattatatattaaaatagtaatggGAACCACTATTATGCATAATATTTACCAtaattaagttaatatgtattttAGTTAGAACCTACATTAATGTTTAAACATATTTAGTAAACAGTTAATTACTTGATACAGATTTACCATAATTAgtttatctaatataaattcaccataatcaattaatatatattaaccaTAATTAGTtcacataatataattaatcataattactTAATATACATTTACTATAATTAGTTTACATATTTACAATAATATACATTTGTGTATCACATTTAATAATAGCtacataaaattgaaaaattatatatattttgtgacaaagaagaataaaaaaaattacatcacAAAATGCAATCCCCTAAATGGGGAGACTTCGAAAACTTGTAATCATTGACTATCCAAGTGAACCAACTTGACCAGTCTATCAGCTTCTTAGTTCTCTTCTTTACGGATATGGCAAATACTCTAATGTTGAATCCGAGAAAACAACTGAATAATCCTCCTAATCAAAGCAAAGTTAGATCCTCCTGTAAATCACTCATTTATGGCATTAGCCACTTCAAGGCTATCTGTCTGAACCAATACATTATCATACCCTCGATCAACCAAGATGCTTAAGCGATCTAATATGCCCCACAATTCAGCCTCGAACATTGAACAACTCCCCAAGAATCTGGTAAAGCCAAAGATTCACTTCTTATTTCGGTCTCGCACAATTCTGCTAAAGCAGAACCATCCTCACGCCTAACGAAACCATCAGTATTCAAGTAAACCCAGTTTCCAGGCAAATTGGAGCATTAAGTCAGAGCCTAAAGCGAATTCGTTGGACCCCTAACCATTATCATAAATTGTTTGGCCCAGCTATATTAGACCTTAATAGTGTCATTGCTGATCCAAGACGAaccttgaaaaataaagagattgtGATTTTTCCATATACGCCATATGAGAATCTCAAAAAAGCACTTTCATTAGACCTCTCCAAATCCCAAGTCATGCCTATTCTGCAGGTTTGATGTGATCCATTCTTGTAAATTACCTGAATAAAAGCTAACAATTTGATCAATAGGAATTAAAAGGTTCCAAATATCCATTGCAGTAGGACAATCCCCAATAGCATGCAACATATCCTCAGTGATATGCCCACAAACCCCACACACCGAGTTATGGCCGATACCTCATCGAACTCTTTCCATATTAGAGAGCAACCTCTGCTTGAAAGCAAGCCAAACAAAAGACCTAACCCTTTTGTGGTCCTTGAAACTTCCAAGGGATCTTCCACACAACTTCCTTCGGCTTCCAGGAATTTTCCCGGATTTCCCCATATGCACTTTTAACCAAAAAAGAACCTATCGATGTACCTCCCCAGATAATCCTATCAGCACCTATTGTCGAGTGTGGTGGAGGTACCCTAATAATAGCtacataaaattgaaaaattatatttaatatgtaa
This genomic window from Gossypium raimondii isolate GPD5lz chromosome 10, ASM2569854v1, whole genome shotgun sequence contains:
- the LOC105778096 gene encoding 2-methylpropanoate--CoA ligase CCL4; the encoded protein is MEELKSRPANSSPLTPLGFLDRAATVYGDCTSIIHNNTSYTWSETHRRCLQLASSLSSTGIKTGHVVSVLAPNIPAMYELHFAVPMSGAVLNSINTRLDARTVSILLCHSESKLLFVDTLSQSLALEAISLFPPNENPPLLVLIKDDEDDGVSSTIDSRFCCTYESLVEKGNPGFKWIRPESEWNPIVLNYTSGTTSSPKGVVHCHRAVFTNTVDSLIHWEVPKQPVYLWTLPMFHANGWSFTWGMAAVGGTNICVRKFDARIIYSLIRKHGVTHMCGAPVVLNMLSNSPETKPLQNPVQILTAGAPPPAAVLSRTESLGFIVSHGYGLTETGGLVVSCAWKREWNKFPLAERARLKARQGVRTLTVTEADIVDPESGLSVKRDGSSLGEIVLRGPCIMLGYLKDPNATSKCLKEDGWFYTGDVGVIHPDGYMEIKDRSKDVIISGGENLSSVEVESILYTHPAINEAAVVARPDEYWGETPCAFVSLKAELTRKPSEIEIMEYCRAKLPHYMVPKTVVFKDELPKTSTGKILKFVLREIAKGMGSSSTRVSRM